The Canis lupus baileyi chromosome 26, mCanLup2.hap1, whole genome shotgun sequence DNA window TCACGTGCCTGGGTCAGGGCGGCGGGTGGCTCCCCTTCCCCGGGGAGGGTGCCGGGCCCACCCGTCGtgctcccctgccctccaggtGAGTGTCCTTTGTGACATCTTCAGGCTGGAAACCCTTCCCTCCCTGAAACGGTAGGGCCAGTTTTCTGAGCGTCAGATACAACCAGTGACCGAGTGCATCCCGAGGGGGACGCGTCCTGGCCGCGGGGCGCCCTCCGGGAAGGGGCAGCACCCTGGGAGGTGGTTTCCCCGGAGAACGGGACCGTGTGTCAAGCTACGTGAGGGGCGGTTTACCCTGAAACCTATACACGTTGTCTTCAGATGCTCAGAGCAACTGCATGGCCAACCGTTGTCCCCGGGTTCTGGGGGGTGGGCCTGTGGCCCCGAGTCCCACGTGCACCCCGAGGCCAGGCCGGAGGCTTAGGATGGTTCCGTGCTGATGTCCATCGCGTATGTCTGAATGTTGACCTTAAGATGAAGATAACTGTTGTACAATAAATGTTTTCACTGCAAACCAGCCTGTGTCTCCTTCAATGAGCCCTGGAGTCCTCTGGGGGCGTCGCGCTCGGGGGCAGGGTCTCCCTCCCGCCTGCCTGGCCCGCGCCCCTCAGCTGTTTCCCCCTTGGTTCTCTAAGTGCAGCGCGCAGAAGGGGTCCCCTGAGCCCACGTGTGGTGGGGACAGCTCTGCCCCCCCAGAGCCTCCGTCCACCCGCCCAGAGGGGAGTTGGGCCGCAGGGCTCTGCAGCAGGCGGAGGGGACGGGCCTCAGGGCAGCCTCCCAGTGGTGCCCGGCCTGCTGCCCCGGGGCGTCCGTGGAGGCCAGAGGCCCCGCGCCTCCACCCTGCTGTTGCGCCTTCCTGGCTCACGTCCAGGCCACTGGTGAGCTGGTGCTGCGCCAGCGTCTCCCCGCGGGGCCGTTGTCCCTCACACTGCGGCCGCCCTGCGCCACTGCCCGGCGCACAGAGGGCCCAGCCAGGCCTCCCTGCACCACGCGGTCCCCACGCAGGGCTCCTGGCCTCGCCTCTGTCCCAGGGCAGGTGTGTCCCTGGGTGCTCGTGTCCCCTTCTGCACATGTCAAGCGGGTGGGGGGGCTATCAGTGGAGTGGGGCTGACCTGAGCACCCATGGGTGCTAAATGGGagacccccagcccctgggtGTGACCCCTTGGGTCAGGGGCTGGGGCTTCTGTTCCTCCACCTTAACTCAGGACAAGGcaccagtattttttaaaaagcagcataaAAATACTAAATCGTGTAAGCAGCGTGCAATAGACTCGCGTGGGTGTAGGAAATGGGAATCCTGTGACTGCGGGGACCtgcgcccccctccctccccctccgcgGTTCTGGCCAGtgctgcccctgcctcccagggaCCCGGTGTCATCGTCATTTCCTTGCTCTGGAGTTTGCACAACGTCCGCCTGTTGCCTTCCATGTGGGTTTGCCGGGGTGACCCCACCCGCCGCCGGGTCAGCGGCCGCCCTGCGAAGGAGGGTGGCACAGGGCTGTGCCCGCAGCAGGTGCAGGCAGCTCAGGGGCCGCCCGggcaccgccccccgccccccggggcccctccccaccGGGCAGACCGGTGCTCACGGGGAAATAGGGCCCCAGCTTTCCTGCTGGGCGTCCacggtggtgggggtggggagcggggcgGGCTCTGGCGGGAGGGACCCGTGCCCAGCACCCGGGCTCCCGCGCGGCCTCTGCTCCACTCCGGGGTCGACCTGCACCCCTGCGCGCTCGCCCTCACGCGACCGGGGCTGGAGGGGTTGGAGGGTGCAGGGGAGACACGGGGAGGGGGGAGACGTGGGGGGAGACCCCGGAGGCTGGGGCCCGGCGCCCGctcgccccccagcccccgcggCTCTGGGCCTCCAGCGGGAAGCGCGGTGGGGAGCGGAGGAGCCCGGGCCGagcgcccccgcggccccgcccccagcccccgggggCCCCACGGCCACGCCGCAcggtgcccccccgcccccgccccgactCACCGCGCAGCTTCCTCTGGCCGAGGCGCTGCCTGCCGGGGCGGACCGGGGCTGCGGTGCTGGGAGGGGGGGgttgggttggggggagggggcggcccagcctcccctccggcggggccagggcagggccacGGACCGAGCCAGCGGCCGCCGCGGGGAAGGGGCGGCACCTCTCGGGCTGACGAACCTGAGACTGACCGCGGGGACACACTCTCAGGTTGGACAGTCCTGGAGGCGCCGCCCGGGCCCGCGGCGAGGCCGGTCAGTCCGGGAGCCTCCCGGGTCGGGGCCCCTCTGGATGAGCGCGGGGACTGCGGCTCCCTCGGCCGGTGCCCCACACTGTCCCTCGCACTGTCCCCGGCGCCGGCCCTGGACGGCAGTGTGGGCCCccgagcactgggcgccgggtcTTCCCTCGGGGAGGAGGCTGCGGGGTCGCCCGGGTCACCCGGCCCTGCCGTGACAGTGACCCGCACAAGGCCCACCCTACCCATGGCCCAGCGTCCCCAGGCGGCCTTGGGTGACCACAGCCTGAGGGGCGGCTCCTGTGCCCCAGGTCCCCTCTGCCCTTCAAGAACAGGGTGGAAGTTGCACCCCCAGCCCACGCGTGCGTCTGGACATGGGCCGAGCGCCACAGCACAGGACACTGTGGAGCGTgtggggggagctgggggccCAGCTGGACGCGGGAAGGCCACAGAGGAACGACCTACCGCTACCCCACCCCCGGAGCTGGGGAGCCCGGGCTGGGCTGCCAGGAGGGCGCCAGCAGCCTCCCCAACAGGGCCAGGCGGGGGCCCCAGCCAGTGGAGCCCGGGACATGGGGCCACTCACCTGCGTGGCCAGGAGCCCCTCCTGCTGACCTCCGGGCCCCCTCTCCATTCTCCTCCTGGTGCCATCCTGGTGCAGGACAGCCTCCTGCTCTATCTGCCCGCCTCTGACCTGCCCCCCCAGTGActtcctgtccccacccccacaaccAGCTTTTCCACGACATGGCCTTTTGGggttgggcgggggtggggacacCAAGGAGACCCGCAGGGCAGGAAAGAGGCCAGAGACCGGCCTGACGTCGGAGGGGAGGGAGCCGGGGCCCAACAACCCAGTCCCGTGCCCGAGTGCGCCTGTGGTACCCCACCCAGGCAGGCTGGCCACTGAGGCCCCAAGCCACAAAGGCAGGGCTGGCGGCGCTGCCTGGCCCTCAGCACGGCTGCCCCTGATGCTGCCCCCTGATGCTGCCACCGATGCTGTGGCATCTCCCCTGCACCTGGCGGCTCCCCCCACGGCCACCCACACAGACTTCCGCCCTTCCCGGGCAGTGCACACACGTGGTGGGGCGGAGGCCCAGGCGGGagccaccccagggccccagctctgcaccccCCAGTCTGACCGCGAGGCCGACCCTGCAGCCCGGATAAGGCTGGGAAGCCGCGGGGCAGCTGACCACGCTCGCTCGTTTTCCTAAACTTTACTTTATAAAATGTGTGGAGCAGGTTACAGCGTGAACATCCTTTTCAATCAAAGCAAGGACGTCTGTGCGGGCGAGGCCGGAGGCTCGCGGGAGCTAGCTGGTGGACGCCGCTTCCTCCTCGTCGCTGCCGTCGGGCGCCGCGTCCGTCCCAAAGTAGCGGTCACCGAAGTTACCTGGAGACAAGCAGGCCCCTGCGGTGGCGGCTCGGCCtgcaggccccgcccaccgcTGATGAGCGCCGCGGCCTCACCGATGCCCGGGATGATGCGGAACAGGTCGTTGACGCGCTTGTCCACGGCCGTGGTGATGATCCGCACTCGCGGGAACGCGTAGGCCACCGAGTGGACGCCCATCTCCGCCATGAGCAGCGACAGCAGGAAGATCTTGTCCTCAGGCACGTCGTGGTCCTGCGGGGCCGCCGgtgagccccgccccgccccgccccgccccgccccccgcggcccacTCACCAGCAGCACGCGCACCGCCATCATGGCCGCAGCGCCCGTGGACACGGTGCAGTCCATCAGGATCACGTGGTCGTCGCTGATGTCCTTGGGCAGCCGCAGGTAGTGGAGCTGCACGCGGCCAGGGTCACAGGCAGCCCGGAGCTGCCCTCGGGCCGCGCCCccccccggcctcgggcccccgcccccccgggcctcgccccacctcgggctccccggtGTGCTGGTTGGTCTGGATGAGGATCGTGCCGATGCGCACGTCTTTGCACACGGCCCGCAGCGCCGGCTCCATGGTCTCACCCGCTCGCAGGATGGACACGCCCGTGATCTgcggggcaggggcgcggggcgTTGAGCGGCGCGGCGGGCTGGCCCGACCCCCACCGCCCCggctgcccgcccgcccgcgccccacTGCTACCTGCTTCCCCGCGTAGCACTTGCCCGCGTAGTCCTGCCCCTGCGGGGTCTGCACGACGCAGTCCTGCGACGGAGGGCGGGGGCGCTCGTGAGCCGgggagccgcccccgccccgccccggcccggcccggcccccgcccgcccccgccccgcacctggaagggcaggaaggagagCGCGTGCTCGATGAGCAGCCGCATCAGCCTCTTGGAGTAGAAGATGAACTCGTCGCGGCTGGTCTCCTTGTCCCTGCGGACGGCGGGGTTAGGCCGGGTGCGGGCCGCCGGGGCCAcctcgcccctcgcccctcgcccctcgccaGGGCCCTCACCTGATGATGGTGTGCATGCCCCGCACCTGCGGCGTGCTCTTGAGGACACTCAGCGTccggggcagggggtggcacTGGTGCGCCGAGGCCAGCGCGGCCCTGGGAACACAAACCGTGGGGACTCAAGAAGGGGGGGGTCTTCCCCCAGGGCCCCGTCCTCCCCCTCCGGACACTGACAGTGTAGGGGGCGCAGGTGACGGGGCCAGGGACGTGTGCAGGCGAGGGCCGCCGCCTCCCCGTGGCTGATCTGCGGGGCCCAACCCCCGAGTCGCCCCGCCAGGCGGGGGCGAGCAGAGCAGCTGACCCTCGGGTGGGGAAGCGCGGGGCTGCGGTGCgagccccctcccagccccgaCCCCCTCCTGCGCGGGCTCGGGGACGGCAGACGGGGCCGCGCCgtgggccggcgggcgggcgaggGACTCGGCCCCAGGTCGTGTCTCTGggccacagctgagcctcagagccaagccccgcccagcccctccctccggATGACGCGCAGCCCCTCGGGGGACGCGGGCGAGTCTGCAGGCCCGCCCCGCCGCACCAGGCctagggtgggggcggggcggggccgagccggggaggggcggggcccggagaGTAGAGAGGACTCAGGAGAGCAAAGGAGCGGGGCggagccggggaggggcggggcggagccggggAGAGGCGGAGCCAGGAGTAGAGAGGAgtcaggagagcagaggggcggggcggagccggggaggggcggggcggagccggggAGGGGCGGAGCCAGGAGTAGAGAGGAgtcaggagagcagaggggcggggcggagccggggaggggcggggcggagccggggAGAGGCGGAGCCAGGAGTAGAGAGGAgtcaggagagcagaggggcggggccgagccggggaggggcggggcggagccggggAGAGGCGGGGCCAGGAGTAGAGAGAAgtcaggagagcagaggggcggggccaggagagTAGAGAGAAgtcaggagagcagaggggcggggcggagccggggaggggcggggtcaGGAGAGTAGAGGAGTCAGGAGAGCAGAGGGgtcaggagagcagaggggcggggccgaggagagaggaggagccaggagggcagaggggaggagcggAGCTGGGGAGGGCGGGACCAAGCCGAGCCGGGAGAGGGAAAGCGCAGGAGCGAGCCGGGGACGGGGTGGGGCCGAGAAAAGGGcggggagagggggcggggccgagggggcGAGGCCAGGGAGGGCGGAGCCGAGCCGGGGGCGGTCAGCGCAGGAGCGagccggggcggggccgagcggggaAGGGAAGCGTAGGTGCgagccggggcgggcggggcgtgGGGAGCAGCCCGCGCACACAGCGCACAGCACAGCACCGCGAGCAGCGCGCACTCTGTCCTCACATATCCCAGCGCAGCTTCCTCTACTCGCCAGGTGAAGAGTGTGTTCAGGGAGGGAACAGGGCAGGAAACCCAGGGGTTtacaaagaggaggaaaagaagagaaaaagaccaTTTAGCAAGGGAGCGGTCCCGGCGGCCAGCAGCCGGCCTGAGGGTTAGAAGAGGCAGGTGGCGGGGCGGCAGGGAGACCGAGGCTCTGCGCTCCGCCGCCGGGGCTCGGGAGGGAGGCCAGCAGCCCCCCGGCCACCCGCCTGCGCCCTGCGCGCCCGCAGCCGCCACCTCGGCCAGAGAAGGGAAGCAGCCCGCTGCGTTTAGGCCTTTTTCCAAGTTTGCGACCCTGGAAACTATTCCGGCCACGAAGGCTTCCAGAGGGCCTGACAGGGTAAGACCTGCAGGTGCCCGGGTCTGGAGGGGAGCCAGCGGGGACTCCTGCGAGGGCAGCAAGTGGCCCTGGAGGCACTCCCAGTGCAGCAGCTTCAAGGTCCCAAGCATGACCCGGAGGGTCTCTCTGTGCTTCCCGAGTCCAGAAAgcccgggctaaaggcaggtcATTCGTGCTGGACACTGTGGGACGGGGGCTTCGTCCGTTCTCATGGGCCCCGGGTGCACTCGGAGCTCCTCCTGGTCCTCTGTGCCCTGGGTGCAGGGCCAgagtgggcagggggcagggggctggggcctCACCACCATCTGGGGGAGTCCAGACTGGACCCTCAGATCAGGCAAAGGACCCTCTGGCTGCTGAGGGACATGCCTGTGACCACTGACCTGGGCGGGGCCAGCAGTGCTGCTTCTGTGCCCTCTGGCGTCAGACCCCATGCAACCAGCCCCTGTTGGGGAGAGGCCTCCAGAGAGGTCTCACCAGTGTGGTCGGGGCACTGTGTGGtcctgggcaagtcccttaacctctctgtgccttagtttcctcatctggcaGCAAAGACAGACAAAAGCAGCATGGGGGCCACCACACCATCCTTTCTGTTCCTGGGGCAGGGCTGCCACAGGGGATGGGCATGACAGGAGAGGACCCTCCCACCTGCCCAGGTGACAACCCAAATTCCGAGCTGCCAGCAGATGTTGGAAATGCCTCCGTCCGTGCAGACAGGTGTGGGAAGTCTTACCTGACACTGAGCTCACGCTGCGGCAGCGACACGGGGAGGCACAAGGGAATGGGGACGGCACGTCAGTGGCGGTAGCACCGCTCACCTCGCAGTCACCGGACAGCACCGCCGGTGGCCACTGTGCACCTTGGCCGGCCAGGCCACCCCACCCAGGAACGGACCGGCCACAGTCCCAAGGGTTAGTCCCAGGTGGCCGCTGACCACAGGAGGGAGCCTGTAACCTGGGCACTGTCTGGTCTGGGCAGTAagagctggggctcctggggctccgCTCCTCAGACCTCAGGCCTCCAGCACCCCACCTTGATGCCTGCCCAGAGTGGAGGTGCCCTTGGCCAGCCCAGGGCACGTAACTTCAGCTTGAGGCATCCCTCTGGGAGTGCTCAGGATGTGGGGCTCAGCACTACAACCCAATGGCCCCCGAAGGCTTAGGAGGGACGGGAGTGTAGCCTTCCACTCAAGGCTCAGCTCAGCCCGGGAGGCTCCTCTGCACCCCTACTTCCTCAGGGAATCCAGCTGCCTCTGCCAGCACCAAGGGCCGGGGGCTGACCGAGCAGGGACATGGCAGGGGACAGCAGACACACAGGGGCTGCAGAGCAGGTGTCTGTGGGTGGTGAtggcaggggagcagggagtgGGGCCTGGTGGGCTACGGGGACCCGGGAACCTGGCCCGGGGGCTCACCTCCTCCAGCTGGCTGTGCATGTGCTGCACGATCAAGTCGATGGCCACCGTGTTCCCGCTCCCTGGGATGGGACAGGTTAGGAGGGTGACTTGGGTGACCAAGGCTCCACCTGCCCACGTTCCCAAGGGCAGGCAGCTCTGCAGGCTCACCCCAAGGCACCACGATGTCCGCCACGCGCATGGTGGGCTGGATGTACTGGTCAAAGGCAGGTTTGACAAACTTGTTATACTGTTTGATGACACCCTCGATGTCTCGGCCTCGCTCACTAATGTCCCGGCGCAGCCGCCGCACGAGGCGGATATCAGAGTCTGTGTCCACGAAGATCTTCATGTCCAGGAGCTAGATGGGGAGAGCAAGGTGCTGAGCAGGGTGCGGCACCAGCAGGGCCAGTGTGGATGACACGGGGACCAGCTCCTGCAAAGACCTCTGGCTTGGGCGCTGGCCTGGGAACAGACCAGGCCTTGGGGCACCTCGCAGGTCCAGCTGGCAGTGTGCACGGGGGTGGGGAAGCGTGTGGGGCCATGTACATGCTGGGGGGCTGCTGTCCAGCGGGGGACAGTGGCTGCAGAGGCAGGATGCACCTGGTGCCGTGACTGTGGGTCATCTGCCATCTGTGTGCCGTCACACGCGCTCCCAGGGACTGGGGACTCGTTCTCCCCCCACCACAGTTCTTGGGCTTAGTGAGTTCAGGTCTGGTCCTGAAGGTGCTCCTGGGGGGCTGCGCACTGCTGCATGGCTGCCAACAGGGTCCCCTGAGCCCGAGCCCAAACTCACTGGCCTCAGAACTACAGGGACCGGAGCACGGCTGGCTGTGGGCACAGGCCTTCCTCATGGACCTCGGTGGGGGCCGGAGGGGGGCCGCCCCCAGCAGGCCTGGCAGGAAGGACGGAGCTatgcacgcccccccccccaccgaggGCGTTTCCGTTCTCACTTCACCGAGCGTCCTTGACCCACTCTCCGGAGGGCAGCCCTGTATCCCCCAGTACCCGGCACCTGCACCACAGGGATGGGACAGGTGACCACGCGCCACAAGGGCAGAGCAAGTGGCTGGGCCTGGGTTAGAACGACAAGCGGAGCAGGGAGCTGAGTAGGGACGGGCGTCCCCGCGGCCGCAAGCCCTGCCCTCACCTCCAACAACGTCTTGTCAGCAAAGGCCATGATGCCCTCGAAGATGATGACGTTTGCACCGTAGAGGGTTTTCTGCAAGGGAACCGTGCAGTGTGTTGCCCGCCAGCCTGCCGCGCTCCCAGGCGGGCAGGCGCAGCCCGAGCCCACGGGCCTACCCAGTCCTTCTTCCGGCTGTGCGTGGTGAAGTCGTAGACGGGCACCTTCACGCTCTTGCCCTGTTTCAGCTTCTTGAGGGTGGACACGATGAGGTCAAAGTCAAAGGCGTCTGGGTGGTCAAAGTTGAAGTTGTTGTGGGCggcctgctcctgctgctgcgtGGTGAGCACCTGTGGGGGGAGCAGCGGGGGCTCTGTGGCCtccaggcggggggcgggggggcggggcaggaccTCCCACCCGCGCAGGCCGTGCTCCCCACCTTGTAGAAGGAGTCCATGGACAGCAGGACCACCCAGGGCACGTCCAGGGCCTCGATGATCATCCGGGCCACGGTGGTCTTCCCCGAGGCGCTGCCACCGCCCAGGCCTGTGgcaaggggcagagagggccGGAGCGGGCGGTGCGGCCGGCCCCCGGGACGGGCTCACGCTCTGCCCCGGCTGCAGGGCCAGCACTGCCTTCCAGCTGGGATGCCAGCCTCCGCCCCACGCTCCCCGGGGCGGGCAAGGCAGTCGCGTTAGTGGCAACGCCAGTCGGGTGTTCGGTGGCGGGGCCCGCCCGGCCCTGGCCTCCCGCCCACGAGCCTCGCTCACCAATGGCAAAAGCCTCCTTGGACTGCGTGCCGTGCTCGTTGTACCAGGGCGGCCGGCCGGCCGTGTAGATGGTGCGCTTGCTGGTGCGCAGCAGGGGGGGCTCAGACTTGCACTGGCTGGTGGTGCGCTTCCGGGGTGAGCGTCTGGCACCCACGGGTGGGAGGAGCCTGTCCAAGGATTCCGCGTTGCTGCTGCAGAGGAAGAGGACGCACTCGCCTCTGCCCAGGTCCgctggctgccccccccccccccccccccgtgtcagCCACGTGTCAGCTGGCGTGGCCGCGGGAAACCCCCCACCCCGCGGGCCGGGGAGCACACGAAAGCTCCTGCAGCCCCCTCACGGGGGGCGGGCCTGGGACTGTCACTGCCCGCAGCAGTGCGGGGGAGCGAACACTGGGGGAAAGGAGGAGTGCCGTCCGGGCTGGCTGCTGGCCCCTCGGGTGGGGGGGCACCCCACGGGCCGTCGGGACCCATCAGGGACTGCGCTCCGCCCCACGACACTCTCTGGAGAGCCCTGTTGTCTTGTCAGGGCCGACCCCTGCCACCCCGTGGGCTCTGGGACAGAGAGCGCTGGCAGGGCGGCTGAGAGGGCGGGGCGCAGGGCGCGGGGTGCAGTCCTGGGCTGGCAGGCCCGCAGGGGAGCCCTCGCTTCCGCCCTCCAGCACCCTGCAGGCAGAGAAGGCGCCAGTCCCAGGGGCCGGGGGCTGGAAAACCCAATCTGGGGAAGGGTTAGGACAGCAGCTGTGCCGCT harbors:
- the UCKL1 gene encoding uridine-cytidine kinase-like 1 isoform X9, which translates into the protein MSSPPAYPGIRISGCWALGAEGSSNAESLDRLLPPVGARRSPRKRTTSQCKSEPPLLRTSKRTIYTAGRPPWYNEHGTQSKEAFAIGLGGGSASGKTTVARMIIEALDVPWVVLLSMDSFYKVLTTQQQEQAAHNNFNFDHPDAFDFDLIVSTLKKLKQGKSVKVPVYDFTTHSRKKDWKTLYGANVIIFEGIMAFADKTLLELLDMKIFVDTDSDIRLVRRLRRDISERGRDIEGVIKQYNKFVKPAFDQYIQPTMRVADIVVPWGSGNTVAIDLIVQHMHSQLEERELSVRGSCAGICEDRVRAARGAVLAALASAHQCHPLPRTLSVLKSTPQVRGMHTIIRDKETSRDEFIFYSKRLMRLLIEHALSFLPFQDCVVQTPQGQDYAGKCYAGKQITGVSILRAGETMEPALRAVCKDVRIGTILIQTNQHTGEPELHYLRLPKDISDDHVILMDCTVSTGAAAMMAVRVLLDHDVPEDKIFLLSLLMAEMGVHSVAYAFPRVRIITTAVDKRVNDLFRIIPGIGNFGDRYFGTDAAPDGSDEEEAASTS
- the UCKL1 gene encoding uridine-cytidine kinase-like 1 isoform X12 — protein: MSSPPAYPGIRISGCWALGAEGSSNAESLDRLLPPVGARRSPRKRTTSQCKSEPPLLRTSKRTIYTAGRPPWYNEHGTQSKEAFAIGLGGGSASGKTTVARMIIEALDVPWVVLLSMDSFYKVLTTQQQEQAAHNNFNFDHPDAFDFDLIVSTLKKLKQGKSVKVPVYDFTTHSRKKDWKTLYGANVIIFEGIMAFADKTLLELLDMKIFVDTDSDIRLVRRLRRDISERGRDIEGVIKQYNKFVKPAFDQYIQPTMRVADIVVPWGSGNTVAIDLIVQHMHSQLEERELSVRAALASAHQCHPLPRTLSVLKSTPQVRGMHTIIRDKETSRDEFIFYSKRLMRLLIEHALSFLPFQDCVVQTPQGQDYAGKCYAGKQITGVSILRAGETMEPALRAVCKDVRIGTILIQTNQHTGEPELHYLRLPKDISDDHVILMDCTVSTGAAAMMAVRVLLDHDVPEDKIFLLSLLMAEMGVHSVAYAFPRVRIITTAVDKRVNDLFRIIPGIGNFGDRYFGTDAAPDGSDEEEAASTS
- the UCKL1 gene encoding uridine-cytidine kinase-like 1 isoform X1, which codes for MGLWRRRWSRAWLHTRPGAGQTHVGRVSGKALSGLLSPFPGAWALFPGTVSAPGVGSMGLRGRRQRWPSLPRRTRGVRSSNAESLDRLLPPVGARRSPRKRTTSQCKSEPPLLRTSKRTIYTAGRPPWYNEHGTQSKEAFAIGLGGGSASGKTTVARMIIEALDVPWVVLLSMDSFYKVLTTQQQEQAAHNNFNFDHPDAFDFDLIVSTLKKLKQGKSVKVPVYDFTTHSRKKDWKTLYGANVIIFEGIMAFADKTLLELLDMKIFVDTDSDIRLVRRLRRDISERGRDIEGVIKQYNKFVKPAFDQYIQPTMRVADIVVPWGSGNTVAIDLIVQHMHSQLEERELSVRGSCAGICEDRVRAARGAVLAALASAHQCHPLPRTLSVLKSTPQVRGMHTIIRDKETSRDEFIFYSKRLMRLLIEHALSFLPFQDCVVQTPQGQDYAGKCYAGKQITGVSILRAGETMEPALRAVCKDVRIGTILIQTNQHTGEPELHYLRLPKDISDDHVILMDCTVSTGAAAMMAVRVLLDHDVPEDKIFLLSLLMAEMGVHSVAYAFPRVRIITTAVDKRVNDLFRIIPGIGNFGDRYFGTDAAPDGSDEEEAASTS
- the UCKL1 gene encoding uridine-cytidine kinase-like 1 isoform X13, which gives rise to MSSPPAYPGIRISGCWALGAEGSNAESLDRLLPPVGARRSPRKRTTSQCKSEPPLLRTSKRTIYTAGRPPWYNEHGTQSKEAFAIGLGGGSASGKTTVARMIIEALDVPWVVLLSMDSFYKVLTTQQQEQAAHNNFNFDHPDAFDFDLIVSTLKKLKQGKSVKVPVYDFTTHSRKKDWKTLYGANVIIFEGIMAFADKTLLELLDMKIFVDTDSDIRLVRRLRRDISERGRDIEGVIKQYNKFVKPAFDQYIQPTMRVADIVVPWGSGNTVAIDLIVQHMHSQLEERKLRWDMAALASAHQCHPLPRTLSVLKSTPQVRGMHTIIRDKETSRDEFIFYSKRLMRLLIEHALSFLPFQDCVVQTPQGQDYAGKCYAGKQITGVSILRAGETMEPALRAVCKDVRIGTILIQTNQHTGEPELHYLRLPKDISDDHVILMDCTVSTGAAAMMAVRVLLDHDVPEDKIFLLSLLMAEMGVHSVAYAFPRVRIITTAVDKRVNDLFRIIPGIGNFGDRYFGTDAAPDGSDEEEAASTS
- the UCKL1 gene encoding uridine-cytidine kinase-like 1 isoform X14, which encodes MSSPPAYPGIRISGCWALGAEGSNAESLDRLLPPVGARRSPRKRTTSQCKSEPPLLRTSKRTIYTAGRPPWYNEHGTQSKEAFAIGLGGGSASGKTTVARMIIEALDVPWVVLLSMDSFYKVLTTQQQEQAAHNNFNFDHPDAFDFDLIVSTLKKLKQGKSVKVPVYDFTTHSRKKDWKTLYGANVIIFEGIMAFADKTLLELLDMKIFVDTDSDIRLVRRLRRDISERGRDIEGVIKQYNKFVKPAFDQYIQPTMRVADIVVPWGSGNTVAIDLIVQHMHSQLEERELSVRAALASAHQCHPLPRTLSVLKSTPQVRGMHTIIRDKETSRDEFIFYSKRLMRLLIEHALSFLPFQDCVVQTPQGQDYAGKCYAGKQITGVSILRAGETMEPALRAVCKDVRIGTILIQTNQHTGEPELHYLRLPKDISDDHVILMDCTVSTGAAAMMAVRVLLDHDVPEDKIFLLSLLMAEMGVHSVAYAFPRVRIITTAVDKRVNDLFRIIPGIGNFGDRYFGTDAAPDGSDEEEAASTS
- the UCKL1 gene encoding uridine-cytidine kinase-like 1 isoform X6, giving the protein MAAPPASADAPRSPPPPPPPPPPAAGDGPDRPADRSEPAREDCSNAESLDRLLPPVGARRSPRKRTTSQCKSEPPLLRTSKRTIYTAGRPPWYNEHGTQSKEAFAIGLGGGSASGKTTVARMIIEALDVPWVVLLSMDSFYKVLTTQQQEQAAHNNFNFDHPDAFDFDLIVSTLKKLKQGKSVKVPVYDFTTHSRKKDWKTLYGANVIIFEGIMAFADKTLLELLDMKIFVDTDSDIRLVRRLRRDISERGRDIEGVIKQYNKFVKPAFDQYIQPTMRVADIVVPWGSGNTVAIDLIVQHMHSQLEERELSVRAALASAHQCHPLPRTLSVLKSTPQVRGMHTIIRDKETSRDEFIFYSKRLMRLLIEHALSFLPFQDCVVQTPQGQDYAGKCYAGKQITGVSILRAGETMEPALRAVCKDVRIGTILIQTNQHTGEPELHYLRLPKDISDDHVILMDCTVSTGAAAMMAVRVLLDHDVPEDKIFLLSLLMAEMGVHSVAYAFPRVRIITTAVDKRVNDLFRIIPGIGNFGDRYFGTDAAPDGSDEEEAASTS
- the UCKL1 gene encoding uridine-cytidine kinase-like 1 isoform X4, with the translated sequence MGGSALPPGASALGGTRPCDLGGQERLLPRQLPGVPALSSNAESLDRLLPPVGARRSPRKRTTSQCKSEPPLLRTSKRTIYTAGRPPWYNEHGTQSKEAFAIGLGGGSASGKTTVARMIIEALDVPWVVLLSMDSFYKVLTTQQQEQAAHNNFNFDHPDAFDFDLIVSTLKKLKQGKSVKVPVYDFTTHSRKKDWKTLYGANVIIFEGIMAFADKTLLELLDMKIFVDTDSDIRLVRRLRRDISERGRDIEGVIKQYNKFVKPAFDQYIQPTMRVADIVVPWGSGNTVAIDLIVQHMHSQLEERELSVRGSCAGICEDRVRAARGAVLAALASAHQCHPLPRTLSVLKSTPQVRGMHTIIRDKETSRDEFIFYSKRLMRLLIEHALSFLPFQDCVVQTPQGQDYAGKCYAGKQITGVSILRAGETMEPALRAVCKDVRIGTILIQTNQHTGEPELHYLRLPKDISDDHVILMDCTVSTGAAAMMAVRVLLDHDVPEDKIFLLSLLMAEMGVHSVAYAFPRVRIITTAVDKRVNDLFRIIPGIGNFGDRYFGTDAAPDGSDEEEAASTS
- the UCKL1 gene encoding uridine-cytidine kinase-like 1 isoform X5 is translated as MAAPPASADAPRSPPPPPPPPPPAAGDGPDRPADRSEPAREDCSNAESLDRLLPPVGARRSPRKRTTSQCKSEPPLLRTSKRTIYTAGRPPWYNEHGTQSKEAFAIGLGGGSASGKTTVARMIIEALDVPWVVLLSMDSFYKVLTTQQQEQAAHNNFNFDHPDAFDFDLIVSTLKKLKQGKSVKVPVYDFTTHSRKKDWKTLYGANVIIFEGIMAFADKTLLELLDMKIFVDTDSDIRLVRRLRRDISERGRDIEGVIKQYNKFVKPAFDQYIQPTMRVADIVVPWGSGNTVAIDLIVQHMHSQLEERKLRWDMAALASAHQCHPLPRTLSVLKSTPQVRGMHTIIRDKETSRDEFIFYSKRLMRLLIEHALSFLPFQDCVVQTPQGQDYAGKCYAGKQITGVSILRAGETMEPALRAVCKDVRIGTILIQTNQHTGEPELHYLRLPKDISDDHVILMDCTVSTGAAAMMAVRVLLDHDVPEDKIFLLSLLMAEMGVHSVAYAFPRVRIITTAVDKRVNDLFRIIPGIGNFGDRYFGTDAAPDGSDEEEAASTS